The following are from one region of the Microbacterium paraoxydans genome:
- a CDS encoding Rv2578c family radical SAM protein produces MRWQGQKLADSDEAALPGLENRSSVLRTVTTPEFAGMTFHEVLSKSALNHVPGASRMPFAWTINPYRGCSHACTYCFARGTHEYLDLDGGADFDTQIVVKVNVVEVLERELRRGSWQHETVALGTNTDPYQRAEGRYALMPGIIEALAASGTPMSILTKGTLIRRDIPLLKKAAQRVPVDVQMSIAMYDDALQKAIEPGAPTTQARLDTVRALADAGFPVTVFLMPIMPHLTDSLAAIDDALRRIKAAGARSVIYGALHLRPGVKPWFFQWLGENRPDLVSSYRGLYPGASVEAPKPYRQWLAKRARPLIRMHGLDGRHEDDYPRRGFRPGQGHVQTETPAAGPVMFTPSGRAAASPPQPMLF; encoded by the coding sequence ATGCGGTGGCAGGGACAGAAGCTCGCGGACAGCGACGAGGCGGCGCTGCCCGGTCTCGAGAACCGGTCCAGCGTCCTCCGCACGGTGACGACGCCCGAGTTCGCCGGGATGACGTTCCACGAAGTGCTGTCGAAGTCCGCCCTCAACCACGTCCCCGGGGCGTCGCGCATGCCCTTCGCCTGGACGATCAACCCCTACCGCGGCTGCTCCCACGCCTGCACCTACTGCTTCGCACGGGGCACGCACGAGTACCTCGACCTCGACGGCGGCGCCGACTTCGACACCCAGATCGTCGTCAAGGTCAACGTCGTGGAGGTGCTCGAACGGGAGCTGCGCCGCGGGAGCTGGCAGCACGAGACGGTCGCTCTCGGCACGAACACCGACCCGTATCAGCGGGCCGAAGGGCGCTACGCCCTCATGCCCGGCATCATCGAGGCGCTCGCGGCGTCGGGCACTCCGATGTCGATCCTCACGAAGGGCACGCTGATCCGCCGCGACATCCCGCTGCTGAAGAAGGCAGCGCAGCGCGTGCCGGTCGACGTGCAGATGTCGATCGCGATGTACGACGACGCGCTGCAGAAGGCGATCGAGCCCGGCGCTCCGACCACGCAGGCCCGCCTCGACACGGTGCGCGCCCTCGCCGACGCCGGGTTCCCGGTGACGGTGTTCCTCATGCCGATCATGCCGCACCTCACCGACTCCCTCGCCGCGATCGACGACGCCCTGCGCCGCATCAAGGCCGCCGGAGCGCGGAGCGTGATCTACGGAGCCCTGCACCTGCGTCCGGGCGTCAAGCCGTGGTTCTTCCAGTGGCTCGGCGAGAACCGTCCCGACCTCGTGTCGTCGTACCGGGGGCTCTATCCCGGAGCGTCCGTCGAGGCGCCGAAGCCGTATCGGCAGTGGCTCGCCAAGCGCGCTCGTCCCCTCATCCGGATGCACGGACTCGACGGCCGGCACGAGGACGACTATCCGCGGCGCGGGTTCCGCCCGGGCCAAGGCCACGTGCAGACGGAGACGCCGGCGGCGGGGCCGGTGATGTTCACCCCGAGCGGCCGCGCCGCCGCGTCCCCTCCCCAGCCGATG